A single genomic interval of Prunus dulcis chromosome 5, ALMONDv2, whole genome shotgun sequence harbors:
- the LOC117628172 gene encoding heavy metal-associated isoprenylated plant protein 30-like — MATVLKRTFGSIISSIAYFSYLDYPDHHYRSNSHFKKIKHNMPKSRPLSLQTVELKVRMCCTGCERVVKNAIFKLRGIDSVEVDLPMEKVTVIGYVDRNKILKAVRRAGKRAEFWPYPNPPLYFTSSGDYFKDTVNEFKESYNYYRHGYNVGDKHGTIPVTQRGDDKVSNMFNDDNVHACCLM, encoded by the exons ATGGCAACGGTACTAAAGAGAACATTTGGCTCTATTATATCATCCATTGCATACTTCTCTTACCTTGACTACCCGGATCACCATTACAGAAGCAACAGCCACttcaagaaaatcaaacacaaCATGCCAAAGAGTCGGCCCCTTTCTTTGCAG ACTGTGGAGCTCAAAGTCAGGATGTGCTGCACTGGCTGTGAGAGGGTTGTCAAAAATGCCATTTTCAAGCTCAGAG GGATCGATTCGGTGGAAGTAGACCTACCGATGGAAAAGGTGACGGTAATCGGGTATGTTGATCGTAACAAAATTCTCAAAGCAGTGAGGAGGGCTGGGAAGAGGGCAGAGTTCTGGCCCTACCCGAACCCTCCTTTGTACTTCACATCCTCCGGTGACTATTTCAAGGACACAGTCAATGAGTTCAAAGAGAGCTACAACTACTATAGGCATGGCTACAATGTTGGGGACAAACATGGGACAATTCCAGTGACTCAAAGGGGGGATGACAAAGTTAGCAACATGTTCAATGATGATAATGTCCATGCTTGTTGCCTCATGTGA
- the LOC117627955 gene encoding uncharacterized protein LOC117627955: MILVAGVAELMEKYTFLLARVLEHLFHSAPFPRRVRFLILRSLPFVSSYPLPPPPPLIGAPAAA; the protein is encoded by the coding sequence atgatACTGGTGGCGGGTGTGGCTGAGCTGATGGAGAAGTATACGTTTTTGTTGGCAAGGGTTTTGGAGCATTTGTTCCATTCTGCTCCTTTTCCCAGGCGGGTTCGGTTTCTCATCCTCCGAAGTCTTCCCTTTGTTTCTTCCtaccctcttcctcctcctcctcctctgaTAGGAGCCCCTGCTGCTGCTTAA
- the LOC117627580 gene encoding protein NTM1-like 9, whose product MAVLSMDSLPLGFRFRPTDEELINHYLKLKIHGRNSEVQVIPEIDVCKWEPWDLPKLSVIKSDDQEWFFFCPRDRKYPNGHRSNRATDAGYWKATGKDRTIKSRQCKSASNSTGQVGMKKTLVFYRGRAPRGERTSWIMHEYRATQKDLDGTAPGQGAFVLCRLFHKPEEKADVLKYDEVEQTGLSPTTTKSSPDETSSDVVQETATSDVQGEKQSESIMRWWNDKSDNMSPDALPPVPGDSYMASDVEDPGAEETGIKRHLLMEENQVFDEPFGGQIDYKVFSPLQSLINSELEHCVGSPFTSDFGNYNNGFHFQDGTCEQDVSFPEFLDEFGINPYESSCEESTSQKNLVVGNETYQSCMLQTTPPGNSCLDGAWDNTDTNIAQHDLERRASGLYNKQFDAKDLLQKTSLGYYQAEAQASLDNQKPRMGNMAGNYFSPSAFAEQFPVSSVNDMFNSSDGSTSYKNLDNHGGDHGGGTAIKIRARRPQQLQNSGNLVDQGSAPRRLLLCVDKPSSGSIANGNMGDANYRKEEDEVQSNITEAREDIRQSPTSDQQEKELAIFNNGEEFSSRKDSVNHGYDQVGRTRIRIKTRQPQQQSNSENYVTQGTAPRRIRLQMNISTGSVVDSNVRDRDDEEEDEVQSTNTDAREAIQQSHTSDEQEKEHAKINNKEELTSRKNSVNYGSDIVGITGIRIKARQPQQPLKSDESVTQGTAPRRIRLQMNPVADSNVREPTPGKEDEVQSTINETRESTQKIPDSDEHDAECHLSKLEANGKIAEDSPAEMVDKSRETAEEAPGKLKLRMGRDSSLHSNHTGLSVASKALPKHRGLISTFVISFGIPLAVTLFIAFSGIWIALRS is encoded by the exons ATGGCGGTTTTATCAATGGATTCGTTACCTCTAGGGTTTCGGTTCAGACCGACGGACGAAGAGCTCATCAACCACTACCTGAAGCTCAAGATCCACGGTCGTAATTCCGAGGTCCAAGTGATCCCCGAAATCGACGTTTGCAAATGGGAGCCTTGGGATTTACCCA AGCTGTCGGTGATAAAGTCAGATGATCAAGAGTGGTTCTTCTTCTGCCCCCGGGATAGGAAATACCCAAATGGCCATAGGTCTAACAGAGCCACTGATGCTGGCTACTGGAAGGCCACTGGTAAGGACAGGACCATCAAGTCCCGCCAGTGCAAGTCTGCCTCCAACAGCACTGGCCAAGTTGGGATGAAGAAGACCCTGGTTTTCTACAGAGGTCGCGCTCCCAGGGGCGAGCGCACCAGCTGGATCATGCATGAGTATCGTGCCACTCAGAAGGACCTTGATGGCACTGCTCCTGGGCAG GGTGCCTTTGTTCTGTGTCGCTTATTCCATAAGCCAGAAGAGAAGGCTGATGTACTAAAGTATGATGAAGTAGAACAAACTGGCTTATCTCCTACCACAACTAAGTCTTCTCCTGACGAGACATCCTCAGATGTAGTTCAGGAAACAGCTACATCTGATGTGCAAGGTGAAAAGCAATCAGAAAGTATCATGAGGTGGTGGAATGATAAATCTGATAACATGAGCCCTGATGCTCTGCCTCCGGTACCTGGTGACAGTTATATGGCCTCTGATGTGGAAGATCCTGGAGCAGAAGAAACAGGCATCAAG AGGCATCTCCTAATGGAAGAAAATCAAGTGTTCGATGAGCCCTTCGGCGGCCAGATTGATTACAAAGTCTTTTCGCCTTTGCAATCGCTGATTAACTCAGAGCTAGAACATTGCGTGGGTTCACCTTTTACCAGTGACTTTGGCAATTACAATAATGGATTCCATTTTCAGGATGGCACATGTGAACAGGATGTATCCTTCCCAGAATTTTTGGATGAGTTCGGCATTAACCCTTATGAGAGTTCCTGTGAGGAGTCAACGAGTCAGAAGAACTTGGTGGTTGGAAATGAGACCTATCAGTCATGCATGCTACAGACCACGCCACCAGGAAACTCATGTCTCGATGGTGCATGGGATAACACAGACACCAACATTGCCCAG CATGATCTGGAAAGGAGAGCTTCTGGCTTGTACAACAAGCAATTTGATGCCAAGGATCTGCTGCAGAAAACCTCATTGGGTTATTACCAAGCTGAAGCTCAAGCATCGCTGGATAACCAAAAACCTAGAATGGGAAATATGGCTGGCAATTATTTTTCTCCTTCCGCATTTGCTGAGCAGTTTCCTGTGAGTTCAGTAAATGATATGTTTAATAGTTCGGATGGATCTACCAGTTACAAGAATCTTGATAACCACGGTGGTGATCATGGTGGTGGAACTGCAATCAAGATTAGGGCCCGCCGTCCTCAACAACTACAAAATTCGGGTAACCTTGTTGATCAGGGCTCTGCTCCAAGAAGACTCCTTTTATGTGTGGACAAGCCTTCATCTGGGTCAATTGCCAATGGCAACATGGGTGATGCAAACTAtaggaaggaagaagatgaagtccAATCAAATATTACTGAG GCTAGAGAAGATATACGGCAGAGTCCTACCTCTGACCAACAGGAGAAAGAGCTTGCGATATTCAACAATGGGGAAGAATTTTCCAGTAGGAAGGATTCTGTTAACCATGGTTATGATCAGGTTGGTAGGACTAGAATCAGGATTAAGACTCGCCAGCCTCAACAACAATCAAATTCAGAAAATTATGTAACTCAGGGCACAGCTCCTAGAAGAATCCGTCTCCAGATGAATATTTCAACTGGGTCAGTTGTCGATAGTAATGTGAGAGATAGAgatgatgaggaagaagatgaagtacAATCAACTAATACTGAC GCTAGAGAAGCTATACAGCAGAGTCATACCTCTGATGAACAGGAGAAAGAACATGCGAAAATCAATAATAAGGAAGAATTAACCAGTAGGAAGAACTCTGTCAACTATGGTTCGGATATTGTTGGTATAACTGGAATCAGGATCAAGGCCCGCCAGCCTCAACAACCATTGAAGTCAGATGAATCTGTAACTCAGGGCACTGCTCCCAGAAGAATCCGTTTGCAGATGAATCCAGTTGCTGATAGCAATGTGAGAGAACCAACCCCTgggaaagaagatgaagtgcAGTCAACCATTAATGAG ACCAGAGAATCCACACAGAAGATTCCTGATTCCGATGAGCATGATGCAGAGTGCCATCTTTCAAAGTTGGAAGCGAACGGGAAAATAGCTGAAGACTCGCCAGCAGAAATGGTTGATAAGAGCAGGGAAACTGCCGAAGAAGCCCCAGGAAAGTTGAAGCTAAGGATGGGTAGGGATAGTTCATTACACAGCAACCATACGGGGCTGTCAGTGGCTTCGAAGGCGCTGCCTAAACATCGTGGCCTGATTTCTACATTTGTTATTTCGTTCGGCATTCCTTTAGCTGTAACCCTGTTCATAGCTTTTAGTGGGATTTGGATAGCCTTAAGATCTTGA